The following are from one region of the Haloactinomyces albus genome:
- a CDS encoding elongation factor G-like protein EF-G2 translates to MGNKQSSTGGSPAAPAPADPAALRNVVLVGPSSAGKTTLVEALLATTSTIGRQGSVTEGTTVCDHEAAAIEQQRSVGLAVAPLQHGHTKINLVDTPGYADFIGELRAGLRAADAALFVIAAGEGVDPATRALWQECARVAMPRAVVISRLDQPRADLDAAIAACREAFGAGVLPLYLPREDSTPQAGGRGAPGLTGGLTGVLTAAPGDTPAGASAAADGERMRERLGTARNELIEGIIAESEDEALMDSYLAGEEIEEATLIRSLESAVARGGLHPVLPVCSETGLGLTELLDGIVRGFPSPLEHVLAEFTDSQGRNPRTLAADPAGPLAAEVVHTSVDSYVGRVSLARVFSGTMLPERPVHVSGHGMTERGHPDHDEDERVAHLYSPLGSSLRAVPRCIAGDLCAVTKLVSAETGDTVSDPADPLLLAPWPMPEPLLPIAVTARTRSDDDTLARNLNRVVAADPTLRLDRATETHQVVLWCMGEAHADVVLQRLREGGAEIDTEPVRVPLRQTFACPAQGHGRHVKQSGGHGQYAVCDIEVEPLPRGSGMEFADRIVGGAIPKQFISSVEKGVRRQLDRGLEAECPIVDVRVTLTDGKAHSVDSSDAAFQAAGALALKAAAEQAGLVTLEPVDEVAVHIPDEHLGAVLGDLSGRRGKVVGTEPEDVGWTVVRAHVPASELARYAVNVRSLSSGSASFTRTFSRYDPMPG, encoded by the coding sequence ATGGGCAACAAGCAGAGCAGCACCGGCGGGAGCCCTGCGGCACCGGCCCCTGCGGATCCGGCCGCCCTTCGCAATGTCGTACTCGTCGGCCCCTCTTCCGCAGGCAAAACCACCCTCGTCGAAGCGCTGCTGGCGACCACGTCGACGATCGGTAGGCAGGGATCGGTCACCGAGGGCACCACGGTCTGTGACCACGAGGCTGCGGCAATCGAGCAGCAACGGTCCGTCGGCCTCGCGGTGGCGCCACTGCAGCACGGCCATACCAAGATCAACCTGGTCGACACCCCCGGATACGCCGACTTCATCGGCGAACTGCGTGCGGGGCTGCGTGCGGCGGATGCGGCCCTGTTCGTCATCGCAGCGGGCGAAGGAGTCGATCCCGCCACGCGAGCCTTGTGGCAGGAGTGCGCGCGGGTCGCCATGCCGCGGGCTGTCGTGATCTCCCGCCTCGACCAGCCCCGTGCGGATCTCGATGCCGCGATCGCAGCGTGCCGGGAAGCTTTCGGGGCAGGGGTCCTGCCGCTGTACCTGCCACGCGAGGACAGCACACCACAGGCAGGCGGCAGGGGAGCACCGGGGCTGACCGGGGGACTGACCGGGGTGTTGACCGCCGCTCCCGGAGACACTCCTGCAGGGGCGAGCGCCGCGGCGGACGGGGAACGCATGCGGGAACGGCTCGGCACAGCCCGCAACGAGCTCATCGAGGGCATCATCGCCGAGAGCGAGGACGAGGCCCTGATGGACAGCTACCTCGCGGGGGAGGAGATCGAGGAAGCCACGTTGATCCGGTCCCTGGAATCGGCCGTCGCCCGCGGCGGCCTGCATCCGGTCCTGCCGGTGTGTTCGGAGACGGGGCTCGGTCTGACCGAACTCCTGGACGGGATCGTCCGCGGGTTTCCGTCGCCGCTGGAACACGTGCTTGCCGAGTTCACCGACTCCCAGGGCCGGAATCCCCGGACACTGGCCGCCGATCCGGCGGGACCTCTCGCCGCCGAAGTGGTGCACACCTCGGTCGACTCCTACGTCGGACGGGTCTCGCTGGCGCGGGTCTTCTCCGGCACGATGCTGCCGGAGCGGCCGGTGCACGTCTCCGGGCACGGCATGACCGAGCGGGGGCACCCCGATCACGACGAGGACGAACGCGTCGCGCACCTGTACTCCCCCTTGGGATCGAGTCTTCGTGCGGTACCTCGCTGTATCGCGGGTGATTTGTGCGCGGTGACCAAGCTCGTCTCGGCCGAGACCGGCGATACCGTGTCCGACCCGGCCGACCCGCTGTTGCTGGCGCCGTGGCCGATGCCGGAGCCGCTGCTGCCGATCGCGGTCACCGCCCGCACCCGCAGCGACGACGACACGCTGGCACGCAACCTGAACCGGGTCGTCGCCGCGGATCCCACTCTCCGGCTGGACCGAGCCACCGAGACGCACCAGGTGGTGCTGTGGTGCATGGGCGAGGCACACGCCGATGTGGTCCTGCAGCGCTTGCGTGAGGGAGGCGCCGAGATCGACACCGAACCGGTGCGGGTGCCGCTACGGCAGACCTTCGCGTGCCCGGCCCAGGGGCACGGCCGCCACGTCAAACAGTCCGGCGGCCACGGCCAGTACGCCGTGTGCGACATCGAAGTGGAACCGCTACCCCGGGGGTCGGGGATGGAGTTCGCCGACCGGATCGTCGGCGGCGCGATACCCAAACAATTCATTTCCAGCGTGGAGAAGGGCGTGCGCAGGCAACTCGACAGGGGCCTGGAAGCCGAGTGCCCCATCGTGGATGTACGAGTGACCCTGACCGACGGCAAGGCGCACAGTGTCGACTCCTCCGACGCGGCTTTCCAGGCGGCCGGAGCGCTGGCGTTGAAAGCAGCCGCCGAGCAGGCGGGCCTGGTCACCCTGGAACCGGTGGACGAGGTGGCGGTACACATCCCGGACGAACATCTGGGGGCGGTTCTGGGTGACCTGTCCGGCCGTCGCGGCAAAGTCGTCGGTACCGAACCGGAGGACGTCGGCTGGACCGTCGTACGCGCGCATGTCCCCGCCAGCGAGCTCGCCCGCTATGCGGTCAACGTCCGTTCGCTGAGTTCGGGCAGCGCCAGCTTCACCCGCACCTTCAGCCGCTACGATCCGATGCCCGGGTGA
- the pdxS gene encoding pyridoxal 5'-phosphate synthase lyase subunit PdxS, whose amino-acid sequence MTTGPTPANNAARDAVTGTDGVKRGMAEMLKGGVIMDVVTPQQAAIAEEAGAVAVMALERVPADIRSQGGVARMSDPDMIERIVESVSIPVMAKARIGHFVEAQVLQSVGVDYIDESEVLTPADEANHIDKWPFTVPFVCGATNLGEALRRISEGAAMIRSKGEAGTGNVVEATRHMRQIRAEMRRLSVLDSDELYAAAKEHRVPVELVREVAETGKLPVVLFTAGGIATPADAAMMRRLGAEGVFVGSGIFKSGDPARRAEAIVKATTFYDDPDMVAKVSRGLGEAMVGINVDDLPEGQHYAQRGW is encoded by the coding sequence GTGACTACCGGCCCCACCCCAGCCAACAATGCCGCCCGCGACGCTGTGACCGGCACCGATGGGGTGAAACGCGGTATGGCCGAAATGCTCAAGGGCGGAGTGATCATGGATGTGGTGACTCCGCAGCAGGCCGCGATCGCCGAAGAAGCCGGCGCCGTGGCCGTGATGGCGCTGGAGCGCGTGCCCGCCGACATCCGTTCGCAGGGCGGCGTGGCGCGCATGTCGGACCCGGACATGATCGAGCGCATCGTGGAGTCCGTGTCGATCCCGGTGATGGCCAAGGCCCGTATCGGGCATTTCGTCGAGGCACAGGTGCTGCAGTCGGTCGGTGTCGACTACATCGACGAGTCCGAGGTGCTCACCCCCGCCGACGAGGCCAACCACATCGACAAGTGGCCGTTCACCGTGCCGTTCGTGTGTGGTGCCACCAATCTCGGTGAGGCGCTGCGGCGCATCTCCGAAGGTGCGGCCATGATCCGCTCCAAGGGCGAGGCGGGCACCGGCAATGTCGTCGAGGCCACCCGGCACATGCGCCAGATCCGTGCGGAGATGCGCCGGTTGTCGGTCTTGGACAGCGATGAGCTGTACGCGGCTGCCAAGGAGCACCGGGTTCCGGTGGAACTCGTGCGCGAGGTTGCCGAAACGGGCAAGCTCCCGGTCGTTCTGTTCACCGCCGGGGGGATCGCCACTCCGGCCGACGCGGCGATGATGCGGCGGCTCGGTGCCGAGGGTGTTTTCGTCGGCTCCGGGATCTTCAAATCCGGCGACCCGGCCCGCCGTGCCGAGGCCATCGTCAAGGCGACCACGTTCTACGACGATCCGGACATGGTCGCCAAGGTCTCGCGCGGACTCGGTGAGGCCATGGTCGGCATCAACGTCGACGATCTTCCCGAGGGCCAGCACTACGCCCAGCGCGGCTGGTGA
- a CDS encoding helix-turn-helix domain-containing protein has product MTEAETDPGRSDPGRSDPGRSDPGRSAPLDIIAESLRRERDRAGVSLSELAKRAGVAKSTLSQLEAGSGNPSVETLWALGVALGIPFSRLVDPPAPQVRIIRSGQASVVRSEQSPFAAALLSACPAGARRDLHLLTLEPGAARHAAAHIPGAVEHVIVTAGRMRTGPEENPVEVGPGDYISFSGDVPHLYEALEPETTAVLVMEHA; this is encoded by the coding sequence ATGACCGAAGCCGAAACCGATCCCGGCAGATCCGATCCCGGCAGATCCGATCCCGGCAGATCCGATCCCGGCAGATCCGCCCCGCTGGACATCATCGCCGAGTCGCTGCGTCGTGAGCGCGACCGTGCCGGAGTCTCCCTGTCCGAACTGGCCAAGCGCGCCGGGGTCGCCAAGTCGACCCTGTCCCAACTCGAGGCGGGCAGTGGCAATCCCAGCGTCGAGACCCTGTGGGCACTGGGCGTGGCCCTGGGTATCCCCTTCAGCAGGCTCGTCGATCCGCCCGCACCGCAGGTCAGGATCATCCGGTCCGGCCAGGCCTCCGTCGTGCGGTCGGAACAGTCCCCGTTCGCCGCAGCACTGCTGTCGGCGTGCCCGGCGGGCGCCCGCCGTGACCTGCATCTGCTGACGCTGGAACCCGGAGCTGCCCGGCACGCCGCCGCCCACATTCCCGGAGCCGTCGAGCACGTGATCGTCACGGCGGGCAGGATGCGCACCGGGCCGGAGGAGAACCCCGTCGAGGTCGGGCCGGGGGACTACATCTCCTTCTCCGGCGACGTTCCGCATCTGTACGAAGCGCTGGAGCCCGAAACCACGGCAGTCCTGGTCATGGAGCATGCCTGA
- a CDS encoding AzlC family ABC transporter permease, protein MSSLSRTRGSRGGLGSAFLGKMLSMAVAMSLVGCSLGAIAVSKGIPLWLVTLMAALVFAGGSEFMAVGLISAGAAPITAVVGGLMLNARHFPFGLAIGDVLGRGLLARLLGSHIMVDEAVAFALAEQDPQRRRRAYWIAGLTVYGVWAPSVLLGGLLGQRVGDPAALGLDAALPAALLALVMPSLRDRPTLRAVVVGAAVAVVATPLLPEGLPVVAALIGVAAAVPTPKSKSAAAGTAGTPEAGTPERGNA, encoded by the coding sequence ATGAGTTCGCTCAGTCGAACGCGTGGCAGCCGTGGGGGCCTGGGCAGCGCGTTTCTCGGGAAGATGCTGTCGATGGCGGTGGCCATGTCGCTCGTCGGCTGCTCACTCGGCGCCATCGCGGTGAGCAAGGGAATCCCGCTGTGGCTGGTGACCCTGATGGCGGCGTTGGTGTTCGCCGGGGGGTCCGAGTTCATGGCGGTCGGACTGATCTCCGCAGGAGCGGCACCGATCACGGCGGTGGTGGGTGGTCTGATGCTCAACGCCCGGCACTTCCCGTTCGGTCTGGCGATCGGTGATGTATTGGGACGAGGATTGCTCGCCCGCTTGCTCGGCAGTCACATCATGGTCGACGAGGCGGTCGCGTTCGCGCTGGCCGAGCAGGACCCGCAACGACGGAGACGCGCCTACTGGATCGCCGGTCTCACCGTGTACGGCGTCTGGGCTCCTTCTGTCCTCCTCGGCGGTCTGCTCGGGCAGCGGGTCGGCGACCCGGCCGCCCTCGGGCTCGATGCGGCCCTGCCTGCCGCATTGTTGGCACTGGTGATGCCCTCGCTGCGGGACCGTCCGACCCTGCGGGCCGTCGTGGTCGGTGCGGCCGTTGCGGTGGTGGCGACACCGCTACTGCCGGAGGGACTACCCGTGGTGGCCGCGCTGATCGGTGTGGCCGCAGCGGTGCCGACACCGAAGAGCAAGTCCGCGGCAGCCGGAACAGCGGGAACACCGGAAGCGGGAACACCGGAGCGGGGGAATGCATGA
- a CDS encoding AzlD domain-containing protein, producing MTVGVVLMLAAGTYALRVAGPLLRDRVRLSERWQRLLSIAAITLLGAFVVTSALFESGGFAGWARVAGVAVGGVLAWRRAPFVVVVLAAAATTAGLRVLLPG from the coding sequence ATGACCGTCGGTGTGGTGTTGATGCTGGCAGCCGGAACCTACGCGCTGCGAGTGGCAGGCCCGCTACTGCGGGACCGAGTGCGGTTGTCTGAGCGATGGCAACGGTTGCTGTCGATCGCCGCGATCACGCTGCTCGGTGCGTTCGTGGTGACCAGCGCCTTGTTCGAGTCGGGCGGTTTCGCGGGATGGGCACGCGTGGCAGGGGTCGCCGTCGGCGGCGTGCTCGCCTGGCGTCGAGCCCCCTTCGTCGTCGTCGTGCTCGCCGCGGCAGCGACCACTGCAGGCCTGCGTGTCCTGCTGCCCGGATGA
- the pdxT gene encoding pyridoxal 5'-phosphate synthase glutaminase subunit PdxT, protein MTTTQPVIGVLALQGGVAEHLAALERGGAVAEPVRRPEELAGVHGLVLPGGESTTMTRLLDTFELFEPIRERLAAGMPAYGSCAGMVLLGSRVLDDRSGQDGLRDASSAASVRPLAALDVVVRRNAFGRQVDSFETDLDFEGIDGGPVHAVFIRAPLIEKVGSDVQVLATVAPAEPTPPERGRQESSRSEPDVAAAETSAGTIVAVRQGPVLATAFHPELVGGDERVHRQFVHMVRAC, encoded by the coding sequence GTGACCACAACACAACCGGTGATCGGTGTGCTCGCTCTGCAGGGAGGCGTGGCCGAGCACCTGGCGGCGTTGGAGCGTGGCGGCGCGGTTGCCGAACCCGTCCGCCGTCCGGAGGAACTCGCCGGCGTGCACGGCCTCGTCCTGCCCGGCGGTGAGTCCACGACGATGACCCGCCTGCTCGATACGTTCGAGCTCTTCGAGCCGATCCGGGAGCGCCTTGCGGCAGGAATGCCCGCATACGGTTCCTGTGCGGGTATGGTGCTGCTGGGCAGTCGGGTTCTCGACGATCGTTCGGGGCAGGATGGTCTTCGTGACGCCTCTTCGGCGGCTTCCGTGCGTCCGCTGGCGGCGCTCGATGTCGTGGTGCGGCGTAACGCCTTCGGCAGGCAGGTCGACTCGTTCGAGACCGACCTGGACTTCGAGGGGATCGACGGAGGTCCTGTCCATGCCGTGTTCATCCGGGCACCCCTGATCGAGAAGGTCGGCTCGGACGTGCAGGTGTTGGCCACCGTGGCTCCGGCAGAGCCGACCCCACCGGAGCGGGGTCGGCAGGAATCGTCCCGGTCGGAGCCGGACGTCGCGGCGGCGGAGACATCCGCCGGTACGATCGTTGCGGTTCGGCAGGGACCCGTGCTCGCCACCGCCTTTCACCCGGAACTGGTCGGTGGGGACGAGCGCGTGCACCGCCAATTCGTGCACATGGTCCGCGCGTGCTGA
- a CDS encoding YebC/PmpR family DNA-binding transcriptional regulator yields MSGHSKWATTKHKKAALDAKRGKLFAKLTKNVEVAARTGGGDPEANPTLYDAMQKARKNSVPQDNIERARKRGAGEEAGGSDWETVMYEGYAPNGVAVLIECLTDNRNRATGEVRTAMNRHGGSMADAGSVSYLFTRRGVVVLPKNGLSEEDVLGAVLDAGAEEINDLGESYEVLSEPSNLVDVRKALQAEGIEYDSADTNFLASVNVPLDADGARKLFKLIDALEDCDDVQNVFANFDVSDEVMAEASA; encoded by the coding sequence ATGAGCGGCCACTCCAAGTGGGCCACCACCAAGCACAAGAAGGCCGCCCTCGACGCCAAACGCGGCAAGCTTTTCGCGAAGCTGACCAAGAATGTCGAGGTCGCCGCGCGTACCGGCGGGGGAGACCCGGAAGCCAACCCGACTCTGTACGACGCCATGCAGAAGGCGCGCAAGAACTCGGTGCCGCAGGACAACATCGAGCGTGCGCGCAAACGTGGCGCCGGCGAGGAAGCAGGCGGCTCGGACTGGGAAACGGTGATGTACGAGGGGTACGCGCCGAACGGTGTCGCCGTGCTGATCGAGTGCCTGACCGACAACCGCAACCGGGCGACCGGGGAAGTGCGCACCGCGATGAATCGCCACGGCGGTTCCATGGCCGATGCGGGTTCGGTGTCCTACCTGTTCACCCGCCGGGGCGTGGTGGTCCTGCCGAAGAACGGACTGAGTGAGGAAGACGTGCTCGGCGCCGTGCTCGATGCAGGAGCCGAAGAGATCAACGACCTCGGTGAGAGCTACGAGGTGCTGTCCGAACCGAGCAACCTCGTCGACGTGCGCAAGGCACTCCAGGCCGAGGGCATCGAGTACGACTCGGCGGACACCAACTTCCTGGCCTCGGTCAATGTGCCACTGGACGCCGACGGGGCGCGCAAGCTGTTCAAGCTCATCGACGCCCTGGAGGACTGTGACGACGTGCAGAACGTCTTCGCGAACTTCGACGTCAGCGATGAAGTGATGGCAGAGGCCAGCGCGTAG
- the ruvC gene encoding crossover junction endodeoxyribonuclease RuvC has product MRVLGVDPGLTRCGVGVVEDGRAREVTCLAVGVVRTPAEDELSTRLMAVADTVEQWMHTHRPDVVAIERVFSQQNVRTVMGTAQVSGVVALAAARRSLPVAFHTPSAVKAAISGSGTANKKQVTAMITKILGLETAPKPADAADALALAVCHLWRAPMAGRLAEAEARAAELARHHRARLKEANRSRNSAGRAGGPPR; this is encoded by the coding sequence GTGCGCGTGCTGGGTGTCGATCCCGGGCTGACCCGGTGTGGGGTCGGTGTGGTCGAGGACGGCCGAGCGCGCGAGGTGACGTGCCTGGCGGTGGGGGTCGTACGCACCCCCGCCGAGGATGAACTGTCCACCCGGCTGATGGCGGTGGCCGACACGGTCGAGCAGTGGATGCACACACACCGGCCGGATGTCGTCGCCATCGAGCGGGTGTTCAGCCAGCAGAATGTGCGTACCGTGATGGGAACCGCCCAGGTATCCGGTGTCGTCGCGCTGGCGGCGGCCCGCCGGAGCCTGCCCGTCGCCTTCCACACGCCCAGCGCGGTCAAGGCAGCGATCAGCGGATCGGGGACCGCGAACAAGAAGCAGGTCACCGCGATGATCACGAAGATCCTCGGGCTGGAGACCGCGCCCAAGCCCGCCGACGCGGCGGACGCGCTGGCGTTGGCCGTGTGTCACCTGTGGCGGGCTCCGATGGCGGGCCGCCTCGCCGAGGCCGAGGCAAGAGCCGCCGAACTGGCACGTCACCATCGTGCCAGGTTGAAAGAGGCGAACCGATCCCGTAACTCGGCCGGACGAGCAGGAGGACCGCCACGATGA
- the ruvA gene encoding Holliday junction branch migration protein RuvA — MIASVRGTVLSIGLDHAVVEVGGMGYAVYATPVTLAGLRRGEETHLATSLVVREDSLTLYGFATTEARDLFGLLQTASGVGPRLALATLAVLDPEQLRQALADGDLALLTQVPGIGKKSAERLTLELRDKVGGAAEPGSESAQAGAAGGRQLRSEVCDALVGLGFSAKQAEQSVEAVLATDGAEADTSAVLRKALAKLGPK; from the coding sequence ATGATCGCCTCGGTTCGGGGCACCGTGTTGTCGATCGGCTTGGATCATGCCGTGGTCGAGGTCGGCGGAATGGGATACGCGGTGTACGCCACGCCGGTGACCCTGGCAGGCCTGCGTCGCGGCGAGGAGACCCACCTGGCGACATCCCTGGTGGTTCGCGAGGACTCGTTGACGCTGTACGGCTTCGCCACGACGGAGGCCCGTGATCTGTTCGGCCTGTTGCAGACCGCGTCCGGAGTCGGACCGAGGCTGGCCCTGGCCACGCTCGCGGTCCTGGATCCGGAGCAACTGCGCCAGGCACTTGCCGACGGCGATCTGGCACTGCTGACTCAGGTGCCCGGTATCGGCAAGAAGAGCGCCGAACGGTTGACCCTGGAGCTTCGGGACAAGGTGGGCGGAGCGGCCGAGCCCGGCTCGGAGAGCGCGCAGGCCGGTGCAGCGGGCGGCAGGCAGTTGCGTTCGGAGGTTTGCGACGCCCTCGTCGGGCTGGGCTTCTCGGCCAAACAGGCCGAGCAGAGCGTGGAAGCCGTGCTGGCCACGGACGGGGCGGAAGCCGATACTTCGGCGGTACTGCGCAAGGCGCTGGCGAAGCTGGGGCCGAAATGA
- the ruvB gene encoding Holliday junction branch migration DNA helicase RuvB, which translates to MHDDSPDVGPVGAEDGAEVALSPHQVSSEQDVENSLRPRKLEDFVGQPRVREQLQLVLHGALGRGEQPDHVLFSGPPGLGKTSLAMIIASELAASIRVTSGPALERPGDLAAMLSNLTEGDVLFIDEIHRIARPAEEMLYLAMEDYRVDVVVGKGPGATSIPLEIAPFTLVGATTRSGSLTGPLRDRFGFTAHMEFYAPSELEEVIRRSAGILHVDLRADGAHEIARRSRGTPRIANRLLRRVRDYAEVRADGAVTLDVARAALEVYDVDEFGLDRLDRAVLGALVRSFSGGPVGVSTLAVAVGEEPTTVEEVCEPYLVRAGMLARTPRGRVATVAAWQHLGVVPPPDTPGEATPSLFDE; encoded by the coding sequence ATGCACGACGATTCACCCGATGTGGGACCCGTGGGTGCGGAGGACGGTGCGGAGGTGGCGCTGTCACCGCATCAGGTGTCCTCCGAGCAGGACGTCGAGAACAGCTTGCGACCGCGCAAGCTCGAGGATTTCGTCGGTCAGCCCAGGGTGCGCGAGCAGCTGCAACTGGTCCTGCACGGGGCGCTCGGCCGGGGAGAGCAGCCCGACCACGTGTTGTTCTCCGGTCCTCCGGGACTGGGCAAGACGAGTCTGGCCATGATCATCGCATCCGAGTTGGCAGCGTCCATCCGGGTGACCTCGGGGCCTGCGTTGGAGCGTCCGGGCGATCTCGCCGCGATGCTGTCCAACCTCACCGAGGGCGATGTGCTGTTCATCGACGAGATCCACCGGATCGCGCGCCCTGCCGAGGAGATGCTGTACCTGGCGATGGAGGACTACCGCGTCGACGTCGTCGTCGGCAAGGGCCCCGGCGCGACCAGCATCCCGTTGGAGATCGCCCCGTTCACACTGGTGGGGGCGACGACGCGTTCCGGTTCGTTGACCGGCCCGTTGCGGGACCGGTTCGGCTTCACCGCGCACATGGAGTTCTACGCGCCGTCCGAACTCGAAGAGGTCATCCGGCGGTCGGCGGGAATTCTGCACGTGGACCTGCGTGCGGACGGGGCGCACGAGATCGCGCGGCGTTCCCGGGGAACCCCCCGTATCGCGAACCGTCTGCTGCGCCGCGTTCGCGACTATGCCGAGGTCCGGGCCGACGGCGCGGTCACTCTCGACGTCGCACGGGCCGCGCTCGAGGTCTACGACGTCGATGAGTTCGGCCTGGATCGCCTCGACCGTGCCGTGCTCGGGGCCCTGGTGCGCTCGTTCAGCGGAGGACCGGTCGGCGTGTCGACGCTGGCTGTGGCTGTGGGTGAGGAGCCCACCACGGTCGAGGAGGTGTGTGAGCCGTACCTGGTCCGGGCGGGGATGCTTGCACGGACTCCGCGAGGGCGGGTCGCCACCGTGGCCGCCTGGCAGCATCTCGGTGTCGTGCCGCCCCCCGATACTCCCGGTGAAGCCACCCCGAGCCTGTTCGACGAGTAG
- the yajC gene encoding preprotein translocase subunit YajC produces the protein MEQLIFPILLVGIALMLFFQIRKQKRSMQQQQQLQNSLAEGDRVMTTSGLFGTVVTTSDDSIELEIAPGMTTTWLRQAVREKVNTDDSADSAEDVSDDETSGRETDEGPSGDTSDDRSEEQATESVEKQKAH, from the coding sequence ATGGAACAACTGATTTTTCCCATTCTTCTCGTCGGCATCGCCTTGATGCTGTTCTTCCAGATCCGCAAGCAGAAGCGGTCGATGCAGCAGCAGCAGCAGCTGCAGAACTCGCTGGCGGAGGGTGACCGCGTCATGACCACCTCGGGCCTGTTCGGCACCGTCGTGACGACCTCGGACGATTCCATCGAGTTGGAGATCGCGCCGGGCATGACCACGACGTGGCTGCGCCAGGCCGTCCGCGAGAAGGTGAACACCGACGACAGTGCCGACAGTGCCGAGGACGTCTCCGATGACGAGACATCCGGCCGGGAAACCGACGAGGGGCCGAGCGGTGACACCTCGGACGACCGGTCGGAGGAGCAGGCCACTGAATCGGTTGAGAAGCAGAAGGCCCACTGA